One Littorina saxatilis isolate snail1 linkage group LG1, US_GU_Lsax_2.0, whole genome shotgun sequence genomic window carries:
- the LOC138968681 gene encoding uncharacterized protein — MASGVKTFLSSIGMGRHFQMFQTRGYDDEADIPYLSSSDLTCIGVSDPMEIIKILKFAKCYKESSEYALVRWLRDHGLEHYMEGFVQSDLTHLSDVAQLNLPSEDLYDELEITLPGHQRRLERAVCALRKKQRQGSSEKEEEDLVTEGWWGFPTYLPNAKYPFLCVHANIKSTRPLATPKSMDFMIDSGSDVSTMREEIIQDLNLEPITTVKSCGVYGSQRTTMYHAYLTIGDCKLEIEVIGSSYDSLGSRVLRHFHHRIDNNRHKWFRASNSSSLNNNTNQESQNSDDDQEEVAETVSIFPSGAQRTASQSETQRNSTVSKSQNSESTSTNSSIDRRGDGGSGGMCGVTGREVSEPFQETEESALHVDETDSLRQQHYTALQTNSSQKRSRGGKIKDSKPLQSSHQALHSSTSSSSLKEFHASPEDSASSGVVRLLTDKSYVQPQDSRQKGSHQGGHLKLSGDGTGSLSFGGERRPKNQNHSHDAT, encoded by the exons ATGGCCAGTGGTGTCAAAACCTTCCTTTCGTCCATTGGCATGGGACGACATTTTCAAATGTTCCAGACACGAGGCTATGATGATGAAGCTGACATCCCTTACCTGTCCTCATCGGATTTGACTTGCATTGGAGTCAGTGATCCTATGGAAATTATAAAAATTCTCAAATTTG CCAAGTGTTACAAAGAGAGTTCAGAATATGCCTTGGTTCGATGGCTTCGTGACCACGGTCTAGAACATTACATGGAGGGCTTTGTCCAAAGCGACCTGACACATCTCAGCGACGTTGCACAGCTCAATCTGCCTAGTGAAGATCTGTATGACGAGCTGGAGATCACACTGCCAGGACATCAGCGCAGACTGGAACGGGCTG tgtgtgccCTTCGCAAGAAACAACGCCAGGGGAGCTCCgaaaaagaggaggaggatTTGGTTACTGAAGGATGGTGGGGATTTCCAACATACCTCCCCAATGCCAAGTACCCCTTTCTCTGTGTTCATGCCAACATCAAATCGACCCGTCCTCTTGCAACTCCAAAAAGCATGG ATTTTATGATTGACAGTGGCAGTGATGTCTCAACCATGAGGGAGGAAATCATTCAGGATTTGAACCTGGAGCCCATTACAACAGTGAAAAGTTGTGGAGTTTATGGTTCACAACGGACCACCATGTATCATGCATATCTTACCATTGGAGACTGCAAGCTAGAGATTGAG GTTATCGGCAGCTCGTATGACTCTCTCGGAAGTCGCGTGCTGCGTCATTTTCACCACCGTATCGACAACAACAGACACAAGTGGTTCCGCGCCAGTAATTCCTCATCTCTTAACAACAATACGAACCAAGAATCTCAGAATTCTGATGACGACCAAGAGGAGGTGGCAGAAACAGTCTCTATTTTTCCATCCGGAGCTCAGAGAACAGCTTCTCAGAGTGAAACTCAAAGAAACTCAACTGTGAGCAAATCACAGAATAGTGAAAGTACTTCAACCAACAGTTCTATAGACAGGAGAGGtgatggtggtagtggtggtatGTGTGGGGTAACAGGGAGAGAGGTCTCTGAACCATTTCAAGAAACAGAAGAGTCTGCCTTACATGTTGATGAAACTGATTCACTGCGGCAACAACATTACACTGCTCTTCAAACTAACAGCAGTCAGAAAAGAAGTAGGGGTGGTAAAATCAAAGACAGCAAACCATTACAGTCAAGTCACCAAGCGCTTCATTCCAGTACGTCATCTTCATCATTAAAAGAATTCCATGCTTCGCCCGAAGATAGTGCCTCTTCTGGTGTGGTCCGACTGTTGACAGATAAAAGTTATGTGCAGCCTCAGGATTCAAGGCAGAAGGGATCACATCAAGGCGGTCATTTGAAGCTGTCAGGTGATGGTACTGGCTCTTTGTCTTTTGGCGGTGAGAGACGCCCCAAGAATCAAAATCACAGTCATGATGCAACGTGA